TGGAAGCTAAATTTTATTCTTACATTTGTAAGATTAAAATTTAGCTTTTTTTAATTAATACATTGTGATTATTTTTTAAAATACTTTTTCCAAAAATGAAAAAAGTAATTATTGAAAATTATTACAGTGCAGATAACACATATAAATACATAGGATAAAAAGTCAAAAAATCTATAGGAAAATGAGAAACAATAGATTTTTCATACTATGTTAAATTTTTCCAAAATACTTTTTCCAAAAATGAAAAAAGTATTTATTGAATTCTATCAGTGTAAGAGGTGTACTCATGAAAGATAATTCCAATGCATTAAAAAGTTTAAGTTTTGAAGAAAAAAAAATATTTAATTTACTTCAGAAGAATGGATGCTTACCTAAAAATAAAATTTCATCTAGGACAGATATTAAATTGACCACATTAAATTATGTTATGGAACCTTTAGAAAAAAGTAAAATGATAGTTGAAAGTTGTATAGGAGAATCTACAGGCGGAAGAAGGCCAATTTTATATGACATAAATATAAATGATTTTTATATTATAGGTATTGATATATCAATACTCTATACTCAGGTAGTTATTACAAATTTTAAAATGGAAATCTTGTATAAAGAACTATTCAATATGGATGATTCCTATACTCCTTGTGAAACTGTAAAAAAAATAGTAGAAATTATTAACAGGGCTTATACAAATCTAAACTTAAGCCATATGAAACTGTTAGGAATAGGAGTAGGATCTGTGGGACCTTTAGATATAAAAAATGGTATTATAAAAAACCCCGTTGACTTTTTTGCAGATAAATGGACTGACGTACCTATAAAGGAAATGTTAGAGGAAAAATTAAAATGCCCTGTTGTAGTTGAAAATGGTGCAAATGCAGCAGTTGTTGCAGAATATTTTTACGGCGTGGGAAAGGGAATTGAAAATATTGCTTTTTTTAATTGTGGTATCGGAATAAGAACAGGAACAATTTCTTCAGGACATCTTATAAGAACAATAAATGATGAAGAAGAAGCCTTTGGACATATGACAATCGACATTGATGGTGAACAGTGTAAGTGCGGAAATTACGGCTGCTTAGAATGTTATTCTACCATCAAGGCAATAATAAAGAACATTTCTAGAAAAATCAAAAAAGGTAGACATACCATCATAAATAAACCTGTAGAAGAAATTGATTACAAAGATGTCTGCTTGGCAGCTGAAATGGGTGATGAACTGTCAGTAGATATAATTACAGATGCTGCATTAATTTTAGGAGCAGGGCTATCTAATTATATAAAATTATTAAGTCCTAAATTAGTTATATTAACAGGACCTTTAATAATAAACTCAAAACTTTTTTATGAAGTTTGCGTTAAAAGTACATTGAAAAATTTAAATTCTACTAAAGGGAAAAGTGTAATTTTTAATCGATGTGGATATTTCAGTGGAGATGCAATA
This genomic interval from Clostridium kluyveri contains the following:
- a CDS encoding ROK family transcriptional regulator translates to MKDNSNALKSLSFEEKKIFNLLQKNGCLPKNKISSRTDIKLTTLNYVMEPLEKSKMIVESCIGESTGGRRPILYDININDFYIIGIDISILYTQVVITNFKMEILYKELFNMDDSYTPCETVKKIVEIINRAYTNLNLSHMKLLGIGVGSVGPLDIKNGIIKNPVDFFADKWTDVPIKEMLEEKLKCPVVVENGANAAVVAEYFYGVGKGIENIAFFNCGIGIRTGTISSGHLIRTINDEEEAFGHMTIDIDGEQCKCGNYGCLECYSTIKAIIKNISRKIKKGRHTIINKPVEEIDYKDVCLAAEMGDELSVDIITDAALILGAGLSNYIKLLSPKLVILTGPLIINSKLFYEVCVKSTLKNLNSTKGKSVIFNRCGYFSGDAISIGASAMVIERCLESRI